The region ATGACGAGTTGGTATCATTCAAAAACAATATTCTTTACGATTTTATAAAAGATAATAAAAGTTTTGATTCAAATATTTCTAATGTTTTTACCAAAGTTGAAAACAATCTAAATGAATTCAAAGAATGTTTTAAAGACAAGGATCCGTTGTTATCATCGAAAGGTGTTTTACCAGTGTTCTATTTTTTCTATACACGACATCTCCCTGAAAATGAAATGTTCTACAGTTTTTTAATTGAGTTTGAAGAAATAAGAAAGGAGAATAGAAAAAAAGAAAGTTCCCAAGCCAATCCTGTTCTTGTTGAATATGATAGATTAAACCAGCAAGGAGTTCATTTAGAAAAATCATTAAGACTAAGATATAAAGTAATTGAAAAGACATTCAATCATTTTAAAAGGTTTGGCTCACTAGCGGATATTCAAATTGAAGAAGTGCCGAATTATGAAGACGATGAAAATATCAGCACATAACAGCACCTACCAAAAAGGCGGGGTTTCGTTATCCAAAGACAGTTTTGTGGTAAAAGTACCGCCCTTCGGGTAGCTGCAAACCGTTACAAAAGAAATTTTATTTATAAACCATATCATACTACAACTTGCCTATCGGCTTTTGCTTCTTTAACTCTTCGTAAATCTGTTTAGCCAGTTGGTGCATGTTGTTATAATTATTTTTAAGGCTTATGTGTTTACTCTTGTTTAAAAGACCTACGTAATAGGTATGCACCTGTTCGTTTTGGGTTTGGTTGGTATAACCCATTAGGGTCATTACCTTATCGCCAATGTTGGTATAGTATTGGTCAGCGTCCAAGTCTAAACTCATTAATGCATTAACCAGTTTGGTATTAATTAAATCATCTAAAATAAGAGAGGTAATAAATTTGTGTTTGTTTTTAAGTTTCATGGTAAGCAGGGGTTTATAACGAAACGATGCGTTTTTTTTATTTTATAAGTGCAATTGTTTGTTTAGATTTTCTATACTAAAGTTTGATTTTCTAAACAAAAATATAATTATTCTACACAAATCATATAATTTAATACAGATTTTCTAAACAATTGTCGTAAATAACTAAATTTCAGTCCTGAAAATCAGAACCAATGACCGAATTAGGATTATTTTTAGCCAAAAAATCAGCGAGTAAGGCTGAAATTTCAAAGAAGACTGGAATTAGTAAATCTCGTATTAGCGAGCTTACCTTAAATACTGCATCTCATTTAAGAGCAAAGGAACTTTACATGATTGCTTTGGCTATAGACACAGACCCTTGTGAATTGCTGAACTTCATCTGTAAGGATTTAAAATTAGATAAATAATGTGAAGAAGGAATTTAGCTATTACTAAACAAAAAAGCCCTTGTACTTTCGTACAAGGGCTTTTATTGTTTTAAAGATTGCTTACGGGTTAAACAATAGGAGCTGTAGGCTCATCCGGAGGGGTTGGGTTGTCGTTATCAACCAGCAACAAACCAAAGTTAAAGTAACTGTTAAAAGCTGCTTCGTTACCAATAGTACGGGCAGCTATAAGCAGTACACAAGTGGTTAAATGCTCGGTTAATGCTTTTCTGTTTTTTTGCATTTCCGTTTGCGATGATTTTTTGCTGGATTTGGATGATACCTGTGTTTCCCTCGCATCCACATAAGCAGTTTGTAAAGTAGTGAGGTTGCGTACAAAATCGGCTGATAATTGAGCTGTGTATTTAGCAGCAGTAGCACTGTACCTATACAGCAATACTTTTATGCCCTCAACCGTAGCACCATAATACTCCCTAAGCCCCTGTGGGTAAAACTCGGTATAAATAGGTGTGTTTTTGCCAAATTTGGCTTTAATGGCGCCTTCTTCGCGGCCAATAAATTCTAAAATGGCATCGTAAGCATCTTGTCGGCTAATGGTGCCACCCTTTTGTACGGCACTGCTCATAGCCAGCGTACCATAGGTGTTTACAAAATCCTGGTGCAAAGTAACCAGCAGCGTTTTGTCGGCTGTGGGCAGTACGGAGTTTTGCATGGTAGTTAATCTGCTAATTAAATCGGTAGCAAATAAATTCAGTTCGTTTCGGCTAAAGGTTTGACTGCCGAACAAGTTTTTGGTTAGTTTTAAGTAATTCATATGGGGTATGTGAATGTTTCAACAGTGAAATAAAATAATTTATTTTTAAATGTCAAGTTAATGTAGATGAAAAATAAATAATTTTTACTGCCCCTTAAAAACTACATGTATAGGTAAAACATGTTTTTAGTACATGTTAAAAACTGAATGTATATGAAAAACATGTTTTTGATACATGTTAGAAACTGAATGTATAGCTAAAACATGTTTTTAGTACATGTTAGAAACTGAACATATAGGTAAAATATGTTTTTGGTACATGTTAAAAACTGAACATATAGGTAAAACATGTTTTTAGTACATGTTAGAAACTGAACATATAGGTAAAACATGTTTTTGGTACATGTTAAAAACTGAATGTATATGTAAAATATGTTTGGGGCAATAATGCTTTTACCCGTTTGCTATTTTGCTAGTTTTAGTATTTTAAATGCCCCTAGCCCAACAATAAAAAACACAATTGTTCCAACTATAAGGTCCGGATATTTTGAATTGGTGAGGTAAACAAGTACACCCGCTATAATAACACCTATGTTTACTATTACATCGTTTGATGTAAAAATCATGCTTGCCTGCATATGTGCTTCTTTGCTTTTACTTTTTTGTAACAAATACAAGCAAGCCGCATTGCCAATTAAAGCCAGTATTGAAATAATTATCATTGTTTCAAATGTGGGCACATTTTCAAACCCGGTAAAGCGCCTTATAACTTCTACAAAGCCAAAAACAGCAAGAATTAGCTGGAAGTAACCACTGGCCTTTGCTATATTCTTTTTTCTTGCCAATGCACCCCCAACCGCAAAAAGCGCAAGCCCGTAAACAATGCTATCCGCAAACATATCCAAGCTATCAGCCACAAGCCCCATTGAGTTTGAAATAAAGCCGGTTAATAATTCCAGTACAAAAAAGAAAAAATTAATGGCTAAAACCTGCCACAAAAGTTTGCGTTCCTGTTTGTGATTGTCTGTAAACGTGTAGTTATCTGCCAAAACACTATCAATAAGTGAAGTGTCAAACTTTAAATTGTCAAGCCGTTGAAATATCTGATCATAATTGTCTAAGTGAAAAACCGTCAATTGCCTGTTGGCAATATCAAAATCCAGCGATTTTATATTTGACAAATCGCCCAATTTCATCCGTATCATTTGCTCTTCCGAGGGGCAATCCATTTTTGATATTCTAAAGGTTGTTTTTTGCATTATTTGTTCTTATTGGTTACAATTCCTTTACTCATTCATAAAATAAGGCAGGGAAGTTAGTAAATAGCTGTTGTTACCCAAACAATAGATAACCATTTATAAGTCGGCACATTTTTTCTATTATTGAAAAATAATAATTTATTAAATAACAGGCATAACATGGAAAATAAAACGGTAATTATTACAGGTGTTTCGGGCAATTTAGGGCAAGCCGTGCTTCAATTGTTTTTAGCAAAAAACTATACGGTTATTGGCACTGTTAACCACCATGACACCACTGCTGCTGCAACAGAAAACCCCAGGCTGGAGAAAGTTGCTGTAGATTTAACAAACGCTGCGGATACCGAAAAGTTTATGCAACAGGTTATTGCAAAGCACAAAACCATTGATGCCGTAATACTAACAGTAGGTGGGTTTGCTATGGGCAACGTGGCACAAACCCAAACCGCTGATGTATACCAGCAATACAAACTTAATTTTGAAACGGCTTATAATGTGGCTCGCCCTGCTTTTGAACAAATGATGAAACAACAACAAGGGCGCATTTTTATGGTTGGTTCAAAACCCGGCTTAGATGCCAGTAAAGGAAAAGGCATGGTGGCTTATAGTTTAAGTAAATCGCT is a window of Bacteroidota bacterium DNA encoding:
- a CDS encoding SDR family NAD(P)-dependent oxidoreductase; the protein is MENKTVIITGVSGNLGQAVLQLFLAKNYTVIGTVNHHDTTAAATENPRLEKVAVDLTNAADTEKFMQQVIAKHKTIDAVILTVGGFAMGNVAQTQTADVYQQYKLNFETAYNVARPAFEQMMKQQQGRIFMVGSKPGLDASKGKGMVAYSLSKSLIFKLAEILNHEAKGHNVVTSVIVPSTIDTPQNRKAMPDSNFDAWVKPEAIAQTIYFYCSPEAAALREPVIKLYNNS
- a CDS encoding cation transporter codes for the protein MQKTTFRISKMDCPSEEQMIRMKLGDLSNIKSLDFDIANRQLTVFHLDNYDQIFQRLDNLKFDTSLIDSVLADNYTFTDNHKQERKLLWQVLAINFFFFVLELLTGFISNSMGLVADSLDMFADSIVYGLALFAVGGALARKKNIAKASGYFQLILAVFGFVEVIRRFTGFENVPTFETMIIISILALIGNAACLYLLQKSKSKEAHMQASMIFTSNDVIVNIGVIIAGVLVYLTNSKYPDLIVGTIVFFIVGLGAFKILKLAK
- a CDS encoding helix-turn-helix transcriptional regulator, coding for MTELGLFLAKKSASKAEISKKTGISKSRISELTLNTASHLRAKELYMIALAIDTDPCELLNFICKDLKLDK